A region of the Peredibacter starrii genome:
GTAATTATTACCAGAAACGGGCCTTTTTTCCCACCTATAAACCTTAAAAGGCCATAATCGGGCCGAGGTTTATATGAAAAACGTAGCATCATTCATGAACTTAATTTACTGGGGCACGAAAGTTACTTTGCTGCTCTATTTCTTTAAAGAAGCTATCTCGTTTATTTCTTAAACGGATCTTCCATTTTCTCGCCGTTCTGCAGACGCCAGATTTTTACTGCACGGATGAAAACGTTGTAGGCAGCGAGTGCTGAAACAACGAAACCATGAGTTCCATCTAGAATCCCCAAACGCCAGAAATAGTGACGAACAAAACGTCCAAACGGACGGAAGAAGAGATACGCCAGACCGATCTTTTTACCGGTCTTTTGGAATTTATGATAGCGATCGAAAGCTCCCCAAGTGGTGTAACGATCGGCCTTCTTGAGGTATGAAGCAAGGTCTTTGTAAGTGTAGTGAAGAAGCTTATGCTTCAAGATGCTGATCTCACCTTTCGACTCAATCTCCGCATGCACGTGCTTGTTTTGATATTTACACTCATCACGTTTAAATAAACGAATCACTTTATCCGATTGCCAGCCAGAGTAGTTGATTCTCTTATCCATGAAATTATTTCGACGATAGATCCAGAAACCAGAGTACTTCGTACCCGTTTTAAGCACGCCTTTGATTTCTTCCACGAGTTCCGGAGTGGGGCGCTCATCCGCATCCAACAGGAAGATCCAGGGATTACTTGCCTGAGGAATGGTCCAGTTCTTTTGAGAGGCAGAATGTTCATACTCACGCTGAAGGAGGCGAACCTGAGGAAATGACTTCACGATCTCAACCGTTTTATCAGTCGAAAAAGAATCAACTACAATGATCTCATCACACCAAAGAACCGATTCAATGGCGGCCTTAATGTGAACTTCTTCATTAAAAGTAGGGATGATAGCTGTGATTTTTTCCATAGTTTTTGCACTCTTGTCAGATTACAATGAGTGTAACTTATGAGTGACGCCTCGTCTAAAAATATTCTTATTATCCAAACCGCTTTCATTGGAGACACCATCCTTGCCAGCCAATTTGTACGCGCTGTCAAAGAGCAGTTTCCAAATTCCAAGATTCATTTTTTCCTTCGTAAGGGCAATGAATCAGTGATTCAAGGGCTTCCTACCATCGAGAAAACCTGGATCTGGGACAAGCAGGGCGGAAAGACGAAAAATCTTTTTAAACTCATTTCTGAGCTTCGTAAGATCAAGTTTGATATGGTCTTCAATCTTCACCGCCATTTTAATTCTGGGCTGGTGACGTCGATGATGAAATCTCCTATTAAAGTGGGCTTTAAGCAAAATCCAATGAGCTTTGCTTTCACTCATAAAGTAAATCACCAGATTCCTGATCCAAGAGGCTGGCATGAAGTTCAGAGAAATCTTGAACTTCTAAAACAAGCTGTCCCAACTCTACAGATTGTGGATAACTCAAAAAATTACAAACCTGAACTTCCGATCCAGCAGAAGAACATCGATAAGGTTTCTCAGTACATCACTGATAACTATTTTGTGGTAGCACCTGCTTCGGTGTGGTTTACCAAAGCATGGAGTGAGCACAAGTATCGTGAACTCACAGTGGAACTTGCGAAGCTAGGGAAGGTTTACTTTATCGGCGCGCCTTCTGATAAGGATCTCTGCGATCGCATTAGACAGGACAATCCAAATACTGTGAATCTTTGTGGCGGTTTAAATCTTTTAGATTCGGCCGCATTGATGAAAAATGCTCGAAGAGTATTCGTAAACGATTCAGCTCCTCTCCATCTTGCTTCTTGTGTGAATGCTAAAACGACCGCCGTGTTCTGTTCGACCATTCCTGGTTTTGGCTACACACCCCTGGCCGATGATTCAGTAGTGGTAGATGTAGGTGATTCACTATCTTGTCGACCTTGCGGTCTTCATGGTTATAAAGCTTGTCCTCTTGGACACTTTAAGTGCGCTGAAGACATCGAAATCAAGAAAGTCATGGCGACGATACACTAGGAACTATTCTTCCAAGTTCTCCACTGTCAGTTGAGAAATAGAGAAAACCATCCGGCCCAGGACGGAGATTTCTAAATCTATAACCAGCATCTGAAAATAGAATCTCTTGATTTGTTACGGTCGATCCATCGAGAGAGATTCGTCGAATCTGCCGACCTCTAAGACACGCAATATAGAGATCCCCTTGGTAAAATGTAATTCCCGATGGGGCAATGGCAGGAGTCCAGCTTGCTAAAGGATCCACAAAGCCAGGCGCACTTTGTCCTAATTCTCCTGCAGGTTCTCCTCTTGTAACTAATGGCCAGCCATAATTGTTTCCTTGCTCGATGATATTAAGTTCATCACCACCAGTGGGCCCGTGTTCTACTTCGAAGAGGTCATTCGTTCCTGGTCTGATGGCCAGTCCCTGAACATTTCGATGACCTGAACTCCAGATCTCAAGTCCACTTCCATCATCATTCATTCTGACGATCTTACCTAGAAAAGAATTCGAGTCCTGCGCGCGACTAGGTTCATTTTGATCACCTAGACTTAAAAAAACTTTTCCAGCGTCATCAAATTCGATCCTACATCCAAAGTGAATAGAGGAACTATTAGCATTATTGGCAGAGAATAATTTTTGCACATTATTGAGTGTGCTCTCATTGAGTTCACCACGTCCTAGCGCAATTGTTCGGCCTGGTTCCGAATAACAAAAATAAACCAGCTGATTAGAATCAAAGTTTGGATGTAATTCAAGATCAAGTAGACCACTTTCACCAGATGAAGAAATAGGAGGTAAGCCTGAAATATCTGAGGTTGAATTTTGATTAGGATCCCAGACGAGTAAATGGCCTGATCGTTCGGTAAAAATGATTCGCTTATCAGGAAGAAAATCAAATCCCCAGATCACATCAGATCTATCGAGAAGAACTTCTAGTTGAGTATTTTCCTGCTGAGACTGAGGAGCATCACTACCAGAATCGTTATTGCTGCAAGCGATTGCAAAAAAGAGAATGAAAATGAGAAAATGCATAACTCCTCCTGCTTAAGTTCAAGCAAGAGGAGTGCCAGAATTATTGAGAGATTCGCCCGAGTTTGCCTTCGTCCGTCGAGAAATACAGTTTCCCATCCGGTCCAGGTCTTAAGTTTCTAAAACGCCAATCAAGATTCTTATAAAGTTCATCTTGTTTAACGACCTTATTGTCCTTCATTTCCAGGCGATGAATGTGTTGACCTGAAAGTGTGGCGAGATAAATGTTTTTATTCCAAAAGGTCATGGCCGAAGGAGAGATAGAAGGAACCCAATGTTCAACTGGATTTTCCATACCTGCTTTCTGATTCCCTTCACCAATTTTCGGGCCGTAGTATTCGCGACCAAAAGTCACCACTGGCCAGCCGTAGTTCGCACCTTTTTTAATGAGATTGATTTCATCTCCTCCACGCGGGCCCATCTCGGCCTCCCATAGTTCCTGCGTCTCTTGATTCATCACAAGTCCTTGTGGACTTCTGTGACCCAATGACCAGATCTCTGGTTTTGCATCTTTAGTAGAAACAAATGGATTATCTTTTGGAACTGTTCCGTCTTCGTTGAAGCGAAGGATTTTTCCTTGATGATACTTTAGATCTTGAGCACGTTCTCTATTATCGCGATCACCGACAGTAACGAAAATGTGACCTTTGCCATCGAATTCAATGCGCGAACCAAAATGTAGATCTTCTTTGTTAGGTTCATGGGCCGAAAATAATTTCTTGAACTCAACCAGTCTGTTGTCTTGAAGTTTGGCGCGAGCAAAAGCAGTTGTCGCTTTTTCACCGACAGGTTCAGAGTAGGTGAAGTAAATGAATCCATTTGTTGGATGAACTCTAACGTCTAATAGACCACCTTGTCCGACGGCATAGACCTTAGGAAAACCTGTAATAGGGACCTCTTTTTTGGTCTTCGGATCGACCACAAAAACCTTTCCAGAGCGTTCAGTGAAGATGATTCGGCCATCCTTTAAAAAGTCGAAACCCCAGATCACGTCATCGTGATTTACCAACACTTCTGGCATGGGCTGCTTGGCGAAACTTAACGAAGAAATTACTGAAATTATTAGGATTGGAATGATTTTCATGCATCCATTTCATCATAGAAATTAATAATATCAAGCGCATAGCAATATATTAAGTTTGTCTAAACTTTAGGGGGAAAGCATACGATAAAATACTGACCTTTATCACGTTTATGAGGAATTTATGAACCTAAGTTGGAAAAGTTTTAGCTTCCGTAAGAAGACTCTCACTCTCTTAGTTGCTGCTATGATCCCGCCATGGCTGATCGTTTCTTTCTATGTTCTCCCTCTAATGAAGAAGAATATGTATGAAGATAAACAGACCGCTGTTCGCCAAACCGTGGACGTGGTTTCAAAGGCCCTTGAGCACTATCACACGCTTTATACTCAAAATGTATTGAGTGAAGAAGAAGCAAAACAAGGTGCGCTTAATCTCATCAAACAATTACGTTATTCAGAGAAAGAATATTTTTGGATCAATGATCTTCATCCAAAAATGGTGATGCATCCACTTAAGCCCGAACTGAACAATTCGGATCTTACGAATAACAAAGATCCAAATGGAAAAGCATTGTTCATGGAAATGGTAAAGCTTGTACAAACACCGGCGAACGAAGGTATCGTTGAGTACATGTGGCCCAAGCCAGGTTCACCAAAGCCAGAACCAAAAATCAGT
Encoded here:
- a CDS encoding glycosyltransferase family 9 protein, which gives rise to MSDASSKNILIIQTAFIGDTILASQFVRAVKEQFPNSKIHFFLRKGNESVIQGLPTIEKTWIWDKQGGKTKNLFKLISELRKIKFDMVFNLHRHFNSGLVTSMMKSPIKVGFKQNPMSFAFTHKVNHQIPDPRGWHEVQRNLELLKQAVPTLQIVDNSKNYKPELPIQQKNIDKVSQYITDNYFVVAPASVWFTKAWSEHKYRELTVELAKLGKVYFIGAPSDKDLCDRIRQDNPNTVNLCGGLNLLDSAALMKNARRVFVNDSAPLHLASCVNAKTTAVFCSTIPGFGYTPLADDSVVVDVGDSLSCRPCGLHGYKACPLGHFKCAEDIEIKKVMATIH
- a CDS encoding glycosyltransferase family 2 protein; amino-acid sequence: MEKITAIIPTFNEEVHIKAAIESVLWCDEIIVVDSFSTDKTVEIVKSFPQVRLLQREYEHSASQKNWTIPQASNPWIFLLDADERPTPELVEEIKGVLKTGTKYSGFWIYRRNNFMDKRINYSGWQSDKVIRLFKRDECKYQNKHVHAEIESKGEISILKHKLLHYTYKDLASYLKKADRYTTWGAFDRYHKFQKTGKKIGLAYLFFRPFGRFVRHYFWRLGILDGTHGFVVSALAAYNVFIRAVKIWRLQNGEKMEDPFKK
- a CDS encoding PQQ-dependent sugar dehydrogenase, producing the protein MHFLIFILFFAIACSNNDSGSDAPQSQQENTQLEVLLDRSDVIWGFDFLPDKRIIFTERSGHLLVWDPNQNSTSDISGLPPISSSGESGLLDLELHPNFDSNQLVYFCYSEPGRTIALGRGELNESTLNNVQKLFSANNANSSSIHFGCRIEFDDAGKVFLSLGDQNEPSRAQDSNSFLGKIVRMNDDGSGLEIWSSGHRNVQGLAIRPGTNDLFEVEHGPTGGDELNIIEQGNNYGWPLVTRGEPAGELGQSAPGFVDPLASWTPAIAPSGITFYQGDLYIACLRGRQIRRISLDGSTVTNQEILFSDAGYRFRNLRPGPDGFLYFSTDSGELGRIVPSVSSP
- a CDS encoding PQQ-dependent sugar dehydrogenase, which gives rise to MKIIPILIISVISSLSFAKQPMPEVLVNHDDVIWGFDFLKDGRIIFTERSGKVFVVDPKTKKEVPITGFPKVYAVGQGGLLDVRVHPTNGFIYFTYSEPVGEKATTAFARAKLQDNRLVEFKKLFSAHEPNKEDLHFGSRIEFDGKGHIFVTVGDRDNRERAQDLKYHQGKILRFNEDGTVPKDNPFVSTKDAKPEIWSLGHRSPQGLVMNQETQELWEAEMGPRGGDEINLIKKGANYGWPVVTFGREYYGPKIGEGNQKAGMENPVEHWVPSISPSAMTFWNKNIYLATLSGQHIHRLEMKDNKVVKQDELYKNLDWRFRNLRPGPDGKLYFSTDEGKLGRISQ